GCGGGGATTTTTCGCGTCAGGCCTCGATCAGCGATGTGCTGAAAAACAGTGCGCTGGTCTTCGATGCCGCGCGAGAGGTGGCGAGTGCATCGCCCCTGCTGGATGCATGCCTTGAGCTTTATGGCGAGACCGAGAGGCTTGGCTTGGGGGATGAAGACATGATCGCGGTGCTGCGTGCGCTTGAACGCAAGGCGCAAGCCGGCCAGGCTTGAGCCTTGTCGGCCCTGACAGGCCTTTTCGTGCGTTGTTACTGCTTCTTGGGATGTGCCTTTTCATAGGCGTCGGCCTGTTGCCTTAAGGCGATGCAGGGTGGTGTGGCGAAGACTTTCTTCCGAGCTTCGTCGATTTCGCCGTTATTGAGAGATCGCTCTGTGATGGCTTGCATATAGAGAGCAAGACCAACAAAGGTCTGGGGCAATTGGCTGGCCTTGGGCTGGCTTTGCAGCAAGGTTCTCATCTCCTCCAGCTTGCTGTCGTGCTCGCTGGTGAGTTGCGGCAAGCCATCGGCGTCGAGCTGGTCCGACACGGCCATAGCCTGATGGTTGAGGGCGATCAGGCGGGCGCCATCGGGCGTGTGCAGAAACTGGCTGAATGTGGTGAAGTTCTGGCGCTCTTCAAGGCTGAGGCTGCGCAGCTTGCTCATCAGCGGGTTGATCGACTGGTCATCAACCATGGCCAACATGGACTTGCGCATGACATCCATGCAGCCGGGCAGGGCAGGGGCAAGGGCCTTGATCTCGGGCGTAAAGTGACTGTCGTCGATCATCTTGGCCATGGCGGTCGCAAGCGCGCGGCTCAGCTGAAACTCGTCGTTGACATACTGCTGGAACAGCGGATCGGTCGTGAAATTGTCCGGGCTGACCGGCGCGACGGGCTGCGCGACAGCGACGGTCGACTGGGCCGACGCGAGCGTGACGGCCAGTGCCGATAGCAGCATGCCCTTGAGGATGGTCATAAGATCGGGTCCTTCAGCAAAGGGAGGGCGTTTATGATGGATTGCGAAGCACGGCTGATGTGCGCCACGTAAAACCGTTCAGGCTTGGGCCTTGCTGGCACCGACAAGCAGGCTGCGCCTGTCGATCAGACCTTGTCCCACCATATCGAAAAAGGCGCGCACCCGCGCGGTGTTGCGCAAATCCTTATGCGTGATGAGCCAGAGTTCCCGGGTGAGCGCCGCTTCAGTGCCTGATACGCGCATCAGATCAGCCTCCTGATCGCCCAGATAACAGGGCAACAGCGCCATGCCGATGCCCGCCTTCACCGCCATCATCTGGTTGATCAAACTGCTTGAGCGATAAATGATCTGGTCATCGGCAACTGTATCGGTCAGCCATTGGGCTGCGGCCGCTGCTGCTTCCATGTGCCAGCCAATGAAGCTGTGCCCGGCATAGGGAGCGGTTTCGATGGGCGGGCGCCCGGTCAGATAGGCGGGCGTGGCATAGATCGCCCAAGCGGTTTCCGCGATCTTGCGCCCGAACAGATCGCCTTCTGTCGGTCTCGTTGCGCGGATCGCGATATCCGCTTCCCGGCGCAGCAGGTCGAGCTGTCGATTGTCGACCAGAAGTTCGAGCGTAATACCGTCATATTGGGCGCGAAAACCGGCCAGCAGATCATTGAGCAGCCGATAGGCAAGACTTTCCGAGCAGGTGATGCGCAGATGACCGGTTAATCGGGTATCCAGACCCGAGATGTCGCGGTCAACCGACAGGGCCTCATGCTCCATGCGCTCTGCCGCAAGGATCATGCGTTGGCCCGCTTCGGTGGGCTGGTAGGCACCGGCCTTGCGATCGAAAAGCTGGACCTGATAACGCCCCTCCAGCGCATTGAGCCAGCGAAAGATCGTCGAGTGATCGTGCCCCAGCGCCTTGGCCGCGCCCTTTAGGGAGCCATGCCGCCCGATCGTCAGGATCAGGCGAAAATCGTTCCAGTCCATGATGGTGTTCCTGTGGGCAAGCTCGGCTGCTGGTTGGCCCTTGGCTTGCGCGAGGGCAAGGTAAAAGGCGTGATTAGCCTTTGCGGCAGCACAAATGCCACTTTCCAAATGCCAAATCCCTCCAGATCATCAAAGGGTTATGCTCGGCTCATGAACAGAGCGCAGCATAATGGACATCGTGATGGCCATACCCGGTGTGGTGGGCTTCAACCATGGGTCTGATGGGCGCATGGGGCTTGCTGGTCTTGTCAGGCCTATTGGATGTTGCCTGGGCGGTCAGCGTGAAACAAGCTGACGGTTACAGCAAGGTAGGGTGGAGCGTCCTTTCCCTCATCTTGTTAGGGCTGTTTATCTACGCTCTGGGGCGTGCGTTGCAGATGCTGCCCCTGAGCACGGCCTATGCCGTCTGGACAGGAATTGGTGCGGTCGGTTCGGTGGTGGCGGGCATTTTATTCTTCGGCGAGGCGGTCGATGCTGCGCGCCTTGCATGGATCGCTGTGACCCTTGCCGGGATGATCGGCCTCAAACTGACGAGCCGATAATGGCCCGACAAATAAAGGCAAAATCATGAAATCGCAAACAACCAAAGCCATCCCTTCGAGTTTTACGCGCGAGGAGGATCTACAGGCTTATGAGCAAATGGTTCTGATCCGTCGCTTCGAGGAACGCGCCGGGCAATTGTATGGCGAGGGGCTGATCGCCGGTTTCTGCCACCTGTATATCGGGCAGGAGGCGGTTGTCGTGGGCATGCAGATGGCGATCGAGGAGGGTGATCAGGTGATCACGGGCTATCGCGACCACGGCCATATGCTGGCACTGGGCGTCGATCCCGATATCGTTATGGCAGAGTTGACGGGCCGCGCTTCGGGTATATCGCGAGGCAAGGGTGGATCGATGCATATGTTCAGCCCTAAGCTGGGCTTCTATGGCGGCCATGGCATCGTCGGCGCACAGGTTTCGATCGGCACCGGCCTGGCCTTTGTCAACAAATACAAGGAGAACGATCGTGTCTGCCTCACCTATTTCGGTGATGGCGCATCCAATCAGGGGCAGGTCTATGAAAGTTTCAACATGGCCAAGATCTGGAACCTGCCGGTTGTCTATGTCATCGAGAACAACCGTTATGGCATGGGCACCAGCATCGAGCGGGCCTCGGCCACCATCGATCTTTCGAAGCGCGGCGCTTCCTTCAACATTCCCGGCGAGCAGGTCGATGCGATGGATGTGCGCGCCGTGCGTGAGGCAGGGCAGCGTGCGGTTGACCGGGCAAGGGCGGGCGAGGGGCCTTATATTCTGGAGATGTTGACCTATCGCTATCGCGGTCATTCCATGTCAGACCCTGCCAAATATCGCTCACGCGAAGAAGTGCAGCAGATGAAGACGCGGAACGATCCCATCGACCGTGTCATGGCCCGCCTTCTCAACGACTGGAAACTGCCTGCTGATGAGCTGAAGGAGGTCGACCGGCGCATGAAAGAGGTGGCGATCAAGGCGGCAAAGTTTGCCACGATCAGCCCGGAACCGGATCTGAGCGAACTCTACACGGATGTCTATGTCTGAAGGGGGGCAGAAATATCCTTGAAATCACATGAAATCGCACCGATCCCTATTGAAGAAAGGAAGAGCGTAACAGGTATCGATCTGGCGGGAGTAATGCCCGAGGCAATTTGATGCGCTGCAGGGTGTGCAGCATCATAGCTCGATTGGGCAATGGATAGATGGTGCATGGAGCTGAAATATGGCTTGATCTCTGGCTTCAAATCACTCTTCTTCCAGCTTCACGCCTGTGAACTCGATGTACTGGTTGCGGATCAACGCTCCGCTATCCGGACGCCATGGCTGTAGGTCCGCCGTGCGCTTTCAATTTGATGGTCACCAATACTCATAAAAGTGATGCAGTGGGCCATGTCCTTTTCCAGCGTCGAGCCTGTCGCTGTTTGCCAACGCGGCGTGCATGAAGGCCTTCGCACGGCGGACGCTGTCTTCCACCCCAAGCGAAGGCAA
The Novosphingobium terrae DNA segment above includes these coding regions:
- the pdhA gene encoding pyruvate dehydrogenase (acetyl-transferring) E1 component subunit alpha, with protein sequence MKSQTTKAIPSSFTREEDLQAYEQMVLIRRFEERAGQLYGEGLIAGFCHLYIGQEAVVVGMQMAIEEGDQVITGYRDHGHMLALGVDPDIVMAELTGRASGISRGKGGSMHMFSPKLGFYGGHGIVGAQVSIGTGLAFVNKYKENDRVCLTYFGDGASNQGQVYESFNMAKIWNLPVVYVIENNRYGMGTSIERASATIDLSKRGASFNIPGEQVDAMDVRAVREAGQRAVDRARAGEGPYILEMLTYRYRGHSMSDPAKYRSREEVQQMKTRNDPIDRVMARLLNDWKLPADELKEVDRRMKEVAIKAAKFATISPEPDLSELYTDVYV
- a CDS encoding LysR family transcriptional regulator, coding for MDWNDFRLILTIGRHGSLKGAAKALGHDHSTIFRWLNALEGRYQVQLFDRKAGAYQPTEAGQRMILAAERMEHEALSVDRDISGLDTRLTGHLRITCSESLAYRLLNDLLAGFRAQYDGITLELLVDNRQLDLLRREADIAIRATRPTEGDLFGRKIAETAWAIYATPAYLTGRPPIETAPYAGHSFIGWHMEAAAAAAQWLTDTVADDQIIYRSSSLINQMMAVKAGIGMALLPCYLGDQEADLMRVSGTEAALTRELWLITHKDLRNTARVRAFFDMVGQGLIDRRSLLVGASKAQA
- a CDS encoding DMT family transporter; its protein translation is MGLMGAWGLLVLSGLLDVAWAVSVKQADGYSKVGWSVLSLILLGLFIYALGRALQMLPLSTAYAVWTGIGAVGSVVAGILFFGEAVDAARLAWIAVTLAGMIGLKLTSR